The following coding sequences lie in one Arabidopsis thaliana chromosome 3, partial sequence genomic window:
- a CDS encoding hypothetical protein (DUF688) (Protein of unknown function (DUF688); FUNCTIONS IN: molecular_function unknown; INVOLVED IN: biological_process unknown; LOCATED IN: cellular_component unknown; CONTAINS InterPro DOMAIN/s: Protein of unknown function DUF688 (InterPro:IPR007789).) has protein sequence MMDINRSRRLNFNAPFLSTKRHVTQEKLPGQFPEASVPFCWETAPGMPKNSSHLKNDAESETPRLKLPPGRLKVQVTGKNDDLDDASESLTPAKLLHMKKRNNQEYFHQTNQDAVDVLSLTQAIDMVELPKDSVSESDDDRSSVGGDSNGYLTMESTERSEDMSPSYIIERFLPDAAALAAVTSAASQRRKKKLSYLSGETVRQSCFSPKACGLHVLLPWSTKHRICGVKNAFSPSSHVHLQPKFITKDN, from the exons ATGATGGATATTAACCGATCCCGAAGATTGAACTTCAATGCTCCATTCTTGTCGACGAAGCGCCATGTCACCCAAGAGAAGCTTCCGGGCCAGTTTCCGGAAGCTTCTGTTCCATTTTGCTGGGAAACCGCTCCCGGGATGCCCAAGAACTCGTCTCATTTGAAAAATGACGCTGAATCTGAAACGCCCCGGCTCAAACTACCTCCTGGAAGACTGAAG GTGCAAGTTACTGGTAAAAATGATGATCTTGATGACGCAAGTGAGAGTTTAACACCAGCTAAATTGTTGCATATGAAGAAACGCAACAATCAGGAATATTTCCATCAAACCAACCAAGACGCGGTCGATGTCTTGTCTCTCACGCAAGCTATAGACATGGTCGAACTCCCAAAAGATAGCGTTTCAGAATCAGATGATGATAGAAGCAGCGTAGGAGGTGACTCAAACGGGTACTTAACAATGGAGAGCACAGAGCGAAGCGAAGATATGTCACCGAGTTACATAATAGAGCGGTTTCTACCGGATGCAGCGGCTCTAGCAGCCGTGACATCAGCGGCTAGccaaaggaggaagaagaagctctctTATTTGAGTGGTGAAACGGTGAGACAGTCTTGTTTTTCACCAAAAGCTTGTGGATTACATGTATTGCTGCCTTGGAGCACTAAGCATAGAATCTGTGGCGTCAAAAACGccttttctccatcttcacaCGTCCACTTGCAACCCAAGTTTATTACAAAAGATAACTAG
- the ETO1 gene encoding tetratricopeptide repeat (TPR)-containing protein (ETHYLENE OVERPRODUCER 1 (ETO1); CONTAINS InterPro DOMAIN/s: Tetratricopeptide TPR-1 (InterPro:IPR001440), Tetratricopeptide-like helical (InterPro:IPR011990), BTB/POZ fold (InterPro:IPR011333), BTB/POZ-like (InterPro:IPR000210), Tetratricopeptide repeat (InterPro:IPR019734); BEST Arabidopsis thaliana protein match is: ETO1-like 2 (TAIR:AT5G58550.1); Has 1321 Blast hits to 1075 proteins in 262 species: Archae - 34; Bacteria - 623; Metazoa - 134; Fungi - 2; Plants - 202; Viruses - 0; Other Eukaryotes - 326 (source: NCBI BLink).), with the protein MQHNLFTTMRSLKLAEGCKGTQVYALNPSAPTPPPPPGNSSSGGGGGGGSGGGTGGVGDKLLQHLSDHLRVNSVRSKSSRTYPPPTQPNAVVSPEFLLPCGLPVTDLLEPQIDPCLKFVDLVEKMAQVYRRIENCSQFEKSGAYLEQCAIFRGISDPKLFRRSLRSSRQHAVDVHAKVVLASWLRFERREDELIGTTSMDCCGRNLECPKATLVSGYDPESVYDPCVCSGASRSEMMNEDECSTSQEVDYDMSFCIGDEEVRCVRYKIASLSRPFKAMLYGGFREMKRATINFTQNGISVEGMRAAEIFSRTNRLDNFPPNVVLELLKLANRFCCDELKSACDSHLAHLVNSLDEAMLLIEYGLEEAAYLLVAACLQVFLRELPSSMHNPNVIKIFCSAEGRERLASLGHASFTLYFFLSQIAMEDDMKSNTTVMLLERLVECAVDSWEKQLAYHQLGVVMLERKEYKDAQRWFNAAVEAGHLYSLVGVARTKFKRDHRYSAYKIINSLISDHKATGWMHQERSLYCSGKEKLLDLDTATEFDPTLTFPYKFRAVALVEENQFGAAIAELNKILGFKASPDCLEMRAWISIGMEDYEGALKDIRALLTLEPNFMMFNWKIHGDHMVELLRPLAQQWSQADCWMQLYDRWSSVDDIGSLAVVHHMLANDPGKSLLRFRQSLLLLRLNCQKAAMRSLRLARNHSKSEHERLVYEGWILYDTGHREEALAKAEESISIQRSFEAFFLKAYALADSTLDPDSSNYVIQLLQEALKCPSDGLRKGQALNNLGSVYVDCEKLDLAADCYTNALTIKHTRAHQGLARVYHLKNQRKAAYDEMTKLIEKAQNNASAYEKRSEYCDREMAQSDLCLATQLDPLRTYPYRYRAAVLMDDHKESEAIDELSRAISFKPDLQLLHLRAAFYDSMGEGASAIKDCEAALCIDPGHADTLELYHKAREPNDQK; encoded by the exons aTGCAGCATAATCTCTTCACAACAATGCGAAGTTTGAAGCTTGCTGAAGGTTGTAAAGGTACACAAGTTTACGCTCTTAACCCATCAGCTCCTActccgcctcctcctcctggTAATAGCAGcagcggtggtggtggtggtggtggtagcGGCGGTGGCACCGGAGGTGTTGGGGATAAGCTTTTACAACATCTTTCAGATCATCTTCGTGTTAATTCTGTCCGATCTAAATCAAGCCGGACTTATCCTCCTCCTACTCAACCAAACGCTGTCGTTTCTCCCGAGTTTCTTCTCCCTTGTGGACTTCCTGTTACGGATCTGCTTGAACCTCAAATCGATCCTTGCTTGAAATTCGTTGATTTGGTTGAGAAGATGGCTCAAGTTTATCGTAGGATTGAGAATTGTTCTCAGTTTGAGAAATCTGGGGCTTATTTAGAGCAATGCGCTATCTTCCGGGGCATTTCTGATCCGAAACTGTTCCGGCGGAGTCTCCGGTCGTCTAGGCAACATGCGGTGGATGTTCACGCGAAAGTCGTGTTAGCCTCGTGGCTTAGGTTCGAGAGGAGGGAGGATGAGTTGATTGGAACGACTTCTATGGATTGTTGTGGCAGGAATTTGGAATGTCCAAAGGCTACTCTTGTTTCTGGTTATGATCCTGAATCTGTTTATGATCCATGTGTTTGCTCTGGAGCTTCTAGATCAGAGATGATGAATGAAGATGAATGTTCTACTTCTCAAGAAGTAGACTATGATATGTCATTTTGTATTGGTGATGAAGAGGTTCGTTGTGTGAGGTACAAAATCGCGTCTTTGTCCAGACCTTTCAAGGCGATGTTATACGGTGGGTTTAGAGAAATGAAACGAGCCACGATCAATTTTACGCAGAATGGAATCTCTGTTGAAGGGATGAGAGCTGCAGAGATTTTCAGCAGGACCAACAGGTTAGATAACTTCCCTCCTAATGTTGTCTTGGAGCTTCTTAAGCTTGCAAATCGGTTCTGCTGCGATGAATTGAAATCCGCTTGTGATTCGCATTTGGCACATCTTGTTAATTCTCTGGATGAGGCAATGTTGTTGATTGAGTACGGATTAGAAGAGGCTGCGTATCTTCTGGTGGCAGCTTGTCTTCAGGTTTTTCTCAGGGAATTGCCTAGCTCTATGCATAATCCGAATGTTATAAAGATTTTCTGCAGCGCCGAGGGACGGGAAAGACTGGCGTCTCTTGGCCATGCTTCTTTTACATTGTACTTCTTCTTGAGCCAGATTGCGATGGAAGATGATATGAAATCTAACACAACTGTGATGCTCTTAGAACGTCTGGTTGAATGTGCGGTGGATAGTTGGGAGAAACAGCTTGCGTATCACCAATTAGGAGTGGTGATGCTAGAGAGAAAAGAATATAAGGATGCTCAGAGATGGTTTAACGCAGCGGTTGAGGCTGGCCATCTTTACTCTCTCGTGGGTGTTGCCAGGACTAAGTTTAAGCGTGACCACAGGTACTCGGCTTATAAGATCATCAATTCCTTGATTTCGGATCACAAGGCTACTGGGTGGATGCACCAGGAAAGGTCCTTGTATTGCAGTGGTAAAGAAAAGCTGCTTGATTTGGATACAGCTACCGAGTTTGACCCTACTTTGACATTCCCCTACAAGTTCAGGGCAGTGGCTTTGGTGGAAGAAAACCAGTTTGGAGCTGCAATCGCAGAACTGAACAAGATTCTTGGATTCAAGGCCTCTCCTGACTGTCTAGAGATGAGGGCATGGATTTCTATAGGTATGGAGGATTACGAGGGTGCTTTGAAAGATATTCGGGCGCTTTTGACATTGGAGCCAAATTTTATGATGTTTAACTGGAAAATCCATGGTGATCATATGGTGGAGTTGCTCCGTCCGCTAGCCCAGCAGTGGAGCCAGGCTGATTGCTGGATGCAGCTGTATGATCGTTGGTCTTCTGTGGATGATATTGGATCTCTAGCAGTTGTTCATCATATGCTTGCAAATGATCCAGGGAAGAGTCTTTTACGGTTCAGAcagtctcttcttctcctacg GCTCAATTGTCAAAAGGCAGCAATGCGTAGTCTAAGGCTGGCTCGAAACCATTCAAAGTCGGAGCATGAGAGACTTGTGTATGAAGGATGGATACTGTATGATACAGGCCACCGCGAGGAAGCCCTTGCCAAAGCGGAGGAATCCATTTCCATCCAAAGGTCGTTTGAAGCGTTTTTCCTCAAAGCTTACGCCCTTGCAGACTCTACGCTTGACCCGGACTCCTCTAATTATGTGATTCAGCTCCTTCAAGAAGCGCTTAAGTGCCCCTCAGATGGTCTCCGTAAGGGACAA GCATTGAACAACCTGGGGAGCGTATACGTGGATTGTGAAAAGCTGGATCTTGCAGCTGATTGCTACACAAACGCGCTCACCATCAAGCATACACGAGCTCACCAAGGTCTTGCACGTGTTTATCACCTGAAAAACCAACGGAAAGCTGCTTATGATGAAATGACAAAGCTAATAGAGAAGGCTCAGAACAATGCGTCGGCATATGAGAAGCGCTCTGAATATTGTGACCGCGAGATGGCTCAGAGCGACCTTTGCCTGGCAACACAACTTGACCCTCTCCGAACCTATCCTTACAGATACAGAGCCGCAG TTCTTATGGACGACCACAAAGAAAGTGAAGCCATAGACGAGCTTTCGAGGGCGATATCATTTAAACCAGATCTTCAGCTATTACATCTACGAGCAGCATTCTATGATTCAATGGGAGAAGGAGCGTCTGCTATAAAAGATTGTGAAGCAGCATTATGTATTGATCCAGGTCATGCAGATACACTCGAGCTCTACCACAAAGCTCGTGAACCAAACGACCAAAAGTAG
- a CDS encoding uncharacterized protein (unknown protein; Has 35333 Blast hits to 34131 proteins in 2444 species: Archae - 798; Bacteria - 22429; Metazoa - 974; Fungi - 991; Plants - 531; Viruses - 0; Other Eukaryotes - 9610 (source: NCBI BLink).), giving the protein MEEDVPEAEKLMCPKEVVEKNKDKQEEEEDEKGAKGGILNNLISNFMDCTTTTVEGKSSENIQKSLCEDEDEKEQESPSVGILEKIISHLPDVAPTTDEAAILIHSAID; this is encoded by the exons ATGGAAGAAGACGTTCCAGAAGCAGAGAAGCTCATGTGTCCAAAAGAAGTCGtagaaaagaacaaagataaacaagaagaagaagaagacgagaaagGAGCTAAAGGTGGGATTTTGAACAATCTGATATCCAATTTTATGGATtgtacaacaacaacagtagAGGGAAAATCTAGTGAAAACATTCAGAAATCTCTatgtgaagatgaagatgagaagGAACAAGAGAGCCCAAGTGTTGGAATCTTAGAGAAGATTATTTCTCATCTGCCAG ACGTAGCTCCAACAACAGACGAGGCAGCCATTTTGATCCACTCGGCGATTGACTGA
- a CDS encoding uncharacterized protein (unknown protein; Has 15 Blast hits to 14 proteins in 5 species: Archae - 0; Bacteria - 0; Metazoa - 0; Fungi - 0; Plants - 15; Viruses - 0; Other Eukaryotes - 0 (source: NCBI BLink).), with translation MEEDVPEAEKLMCPKEVVEKNKDKQEEEEDEKGAKGGILNNLISNFMDCTTTTVEGKSSENIQKSLCEDEDEKEQESPSVGILEKIISHLPEDVAPTTDEAAILIHSAID, from the exons ATGGAAGAAGACGTTCCAGAAGCAGAGAAGCTCATGTGTCCAAAAGAAGTCGtagaaaagaacaaagataaacaagaagaagaagaagacgagaaagGAGCTAAAGGTGGGATTTTGAACAATCTGATATCCAATTTTATGGATtgtacaacaacaacagtagAGGGAAAATCTAGTGAAAACATTCAGAAATCTCTatgtgaagatgaagatgagaagGAACAAGAGAGCCCAAGTGTTGGAATCTTAGAGAAGATTATTTCTCATCTGCCAG AAGACGTAGCTCCAACAACAGACGAGGCAGCCATTTTGATCCACTCGGCGATTGACTGA
- the ETO1 gene encoding tetratricopeptide repeat (TPR)-containing protein (ETHYLENE OVERPRODUCER 1 (ETO1); CONTAINS InterPro DOMAIN/s: Tetratricopeptide TPR-1 (InterPro:IPR001440), Tetratricopeptide-like helical (InterPro:IPR011990), BTB/POZ fold (InterPro:IPR011333), BTB/POZ-like (InterPro:IPR000210), Tetratricopeptide repeat (InterPro:IPR019734); BEST Arabidopsis thaliana protein match is: ETO1-like 2 (TAIR:AT5G58550.1); Has 1321 Blast hits to 1075 proteins in 262 species: Archae - 34; Bacteria - 623; Metazoa - 134; Fungi - 2; Plants - 202; Viruses - 0; Other Eukaryotes - 326 (source: NCBI BLink).) has translation MRSLKLAEGCKGTQVYALNPSAPTPPPPPGNSSSGGGGGGGSGGGTGGVGDKLLQHLSDHLRVNSVRSKSSRTYPPPTQPNAVVSPEFLLPCGLPVTDLLEPQIDPCLKFVDLVEKMAQVYRRIENCSQFEKSGAYLEQCAIFRGISDPKLFRRSLRSSRQHAVDVHAKVVLASWLRFERREDELIGTTSMDCCGRNLECPKATLVSGYDPESVYDPCVCSGASRSEMMNEDECSTSQEVDYDMSFCIGDEEVRCVRYKIASLSRPFKAMLYGGFREMKRATINFTQNGISVEGMRAAEIFSRTNRLDNFPPNVVLELLKLANRFCCDELKSACDSHLAHLVNSLDEAMLLIEYGLEEAAYLLVAACLQVFLRELPSSMHNPNVIKIFCSAEGRERLASLGHASFTLYFFLSQIAMEDDMKSNTTVMLLERLVECAVDSWEKQLAYHQLGVVMLERKEYKDAQRWFNAAVEAGHLYSLVGVARTKFKRDHRYSAYKIINSLISDHKATGWMHQERSLYCSGKEKLLDLDTATEFDPTLTFPYKFRAVALVEENQFGAAIAELNKILGFKASPDCLEMRAWISIGMEDYEGALKDIRALLTLEPNFMMFNWKIHGDHMVELLRPLAQQWSQADCWMQLYDRWSSVDDIGSLAVVHHMLANDPGKSLLRFRQSLLLLRLNCQKAAMRSLRLARNHSKSEHERLVYEGWILYDTGHREEALAKAEESISIQRSFEAFFLKAYALADSTLDPDSSNYVIQLLQEALKCPSDGLRKGQALNNLGSVYVDCEKLDLAADCYTNALTIKHTRAHQGLARVYHLKNQRKAAYDEMTKLIEKAQNNASAYEKRSEYCDREMAQSDLCLATQLDPLRTYPYRYRAAVLMDDHKESEAIDELSRAISFKPDLQLLHLRAAFYDSMGEGASAIKDCEAALCIDPGHADTLELYHKAREPNDQK, from the exons ATGCGAAGTTTGAAGCTTGCTGAAGGTTGTAAAGGTACACAAGTTTACGCTCTTAACCCATCAGCTCCTActccgcctcctcctcctggTAATAGCAGcagcggtggtggtggtggtggtggtagcGGCGGTGGCACCGGAGGTGTTGGGGATAAGCTTTTACAACATCTTTCAGATCATCTTCGTGTTAATTCTGTCCGATCTAAATCAAGCCGGACTTATCCTCCTCCTACTCAACCAAACGCTGTCGTTTCTCCCGAGTTTCTTCTCCCTTGTGGACTTCCTGTTACGGATCTGCTTGAACCTCAAATCGATCCTTGCTTGAAATTCGTTGATTTGGTTGAGAAGATGGCTCAAGTTTATCGTAGGATTGAGAATTGTTCTCAGTTTGAGAAATCTGGGGCTTATTTAGAGCAATGCGCTATCTTCCGGGGCATTTCTGATCCGAAACTGTTCCGGCGGAGTCTCCGGTCGTCTAGGCAACATGCGGTGGATGTTCACGCGAAAGTCGTGTTAGCCTCGTGGCTTAGGTTCGAGAGGAGGGAGGATGAGTTGATTGGAACGACTTCTATGGATTGTTGTGGCAGGAATTTGGAATGTCCAAAGGCTACTCTTGTTTCTGGTTATGATCCTGAATCTGTTTATGATCCATGTGTTTGCTCTGGAGCTTCTAGATCAGAGATGATGAATGAAGATGAATGTTCTACTTCTCAAGAAGTAGACTATGATATGTCATTTTGTATTGGTGATGAAGAGGTTCGTTGTGTGAGGTACAAAATCGCGTCTTTGTCCAGACCTTTCAAGGCGATGTTATACGGTGGGTTTAGAGAAATGAAACGAGCCACGATCAATTTTACGCAGAATGGAATCTCTGTTGAAGGGATGAGAGCTGCAGAGATTTTCAGCAGGACCAACAGGTTAGATAACTTCCCTCCTAATGTTGTCTTGGAGCTTCTTAAGCTTGCAAATCGGTTCTGCTGCGATGAATTGAAATCCGCTTGTGATTCGCATTTGGCACATCTTGTTAATTCTCTGGATGAGGCAATGTTGTTGATTGAGTACGGATTAGAAGAGGCTGCGTATCTTCTGGTGGCAGCTTGTCTTCAGGTTTTTCTCAGGGAATTGCCTAGCTCTATGCATAATCCGAATGTTATAAAGATTTTCTGCAGCGCCGAGGGACGGGAAAGACTGGCGTCTCTTGGCCATGCTTCTTTTACATTGTACTTCTTCTTGAGCCAGATTGCGATGGAAGATGATATGAAATCTAACACAACTGTGATGCTCTTAGAACGTCTGGTTGAATGTGCGGTGGATAGTTGGGAGAAACAGCTTGCGTATCACCAATTAGGAGTGGTGATGCTAGAGAGAAAAGAATATAAGGATGCTCAGAGATGGTTTAACGCAGCGGTTGAGGCTGGCCATCTTTACTCTCTCGTGGGTGTTGCCAGGACTAAGTTTAAGCGTGACCACAGGTACTCGGCTTATAAGATCATCAATTCCTTGATTTCGGATCACAAGGCTACTGGGTGGATGCACCAGGAAAGGTCCTTGTATTGCAGTGGTAAAGAAAAGCTGCTTGATTTGGATACAGCTACCGAGTTTGACCCTACTTTGACATTCCCCTACAAGTTCAGGGCAGTGGCTTTGGTGGAAGAAAACCAGTTTGGAGCTGCAATCGCAGAACTGAACAAGATTCTTGGATTCAAGGCCTCTCCTGACTGTCTAGAGATGAGGGCATGGATTTCTATAGGTATGGAGGATTACGAGGGTGCTTTGAAAGATATTCGGGCGCTTTTGACATTGGAGCCAAATTTTATGATGTTTAACTGGAAAATCCATGGTGATCATATGGTGGAGTTGCTCCGTCCGCTAGCCCAGCAGTGGAGCCAGGCTGATTGCTGGATGCAGCTGTATGATCGTTGGTCTTCTGTGGATGATATTGGATCTCTAGCAGTTGTTCATCATATGCTTGCAAATGATCCAGGGAAGAGTCTTTTACGGTTCAGAcagtctcttcttctcctacg GCTCAATTGTCAAAAGGCAGCAATGCGTAGTCTAAGGCTGGCTCGAAACCATTCAAAGTCGGAGCATGAGAGACTTGTGTATGAAGGATGGATACTGTATGATACAGGCCACCGCGAGGAAGCCCTTGCCAAAGCGGAGGAATCCATTTCCATCCAAAGGTCGTTTGAAGCGTTTTTCCTCAAAGCTTACGCCCTTGCAGACTCTACGCTTGACCCGGACTCCTCTAATTATGTGATTCAGCTCCTTCAAGAAGCGCTTAAGTGCCCCTCAGATGGTCTCCGTAAGGGACAA GCATTGAACAACCTGGGGAGCGTATACGTGGATTGTGAAAAGCTGGATCTTGCAGCTGATTGCTACACAAACGCGCTCACCATCAAGCATACACGAGCTCACCAAGGTCTTGCACGTGTTTATCACCTGAAAAACCAACGGAAAGCTGCTTATGATGAAATGACAAAGCTAATAGAGAAGGCTCAGAACAATGCGTCGGCATATGAGAAGCGCTCTGAATATTGTGACCGCGAGATGGCTCAGAGCGACCTTTGCCTGGCAACACAACTTGACCCTCTCCGAACCTATCCTTACAGATACAGAGCCGCAG TTCTTATGGACGACCACAAAGAAAGTGAAGCCATAGACGAGCTTTCGAGGGCGATATCATTTAAACCAGATCTTCAGCTATTACATCTACGAGCAGCATTCTATGATTCAATGGGAGAAGGAGCGTCTGCTATAAAAGATTGTGAAGCAGCATTATGTATTGATCCAGGTCATGCAGATACACTCGAGCTCTACCACAAAGCTCGTGAACCAAACGACCAAAAGTAG
- a CDS encoding hypothetical protein (DUF688) (Protein of unknown function (DUF688); CONTAINS InterPro DOMAIN/s: Protein of unknown function DUF688 (InterPro:IPR007789); Has 38 Blast hits to 38 proteins in 8 species: Archae - 0; Bacteria - 0; Metazoa - 0; Fungi - 0; Plants - 38; Viruses - 0; Other Eukaryotes - 0 (source: NCBI BLink).): MILYLTVEEMMDINRSRRLNFNAPFLSTKRHVTQEKLPGQFPEASVPFCWETAPGMPKNSSHLKNDAESETPRLKLPPGRLKVQVTGKNDDLDDASESLTPAKLLHMKKRNNQEYFHQTNQDAVDVLSLTQAIDMVELPKDSVSESDDDRSSVGGDSNGYLTMESTERSEDMSPSYIIERFLPDAAALAAVTSAASQRRKKKLSYLSGETVRQSCFSPKACGLHVLLPWSTKHRICGVKNAFSPSSHVHLQPKFITKDN, from the exons ATGATTTTGTATCTTACGGTTGAAGAAATGATGGATATTAACCGATCCCGAAGATTGAACTTCAATGCTCCATTCTTGTCGACGAAGCGCCATGTCACCCAAGAGAAGCTTCCGGGCCAGTTTCCGGAAGCTTCTGTTCCATTTTGCTGGGAAACCGCTCCCGGGATGCCCAAGAACTCGTCTCATTTGAAAAATGACGCTGAATCTGAAACGCCCCGGCTCAAACTACCTCCTGGAAGACTGAAG GTGCAAGTTACTGGTAAAAATGATGATCTTGATGACGCAAGTGAGAGTTTAACACCAGCTAAATTGTTGCATATGAAGAAACGCAACAATCAGGAATATTTCCATCAAACCAACCAAGACGCGGTCGATGTCTTGTCTCTCACGCAAGCTATAGACATGGTCGAACTCCCAAAAGATAGCGTTTCAGAATCAGATGATGATAGAAGCAGCGTAGGAGGTGACTCAAACGGGTACTTAACAATGGAGAGCACAGAGCGAAGCGAAGATATGTCACCGAGTTACATAATAGAGCGGTTTCTACCGGATGCAGCGGCTCTAGCAGCCGTGACATCAGCGGCTAGccaaaggaggaagaagaagctctctTATTTGAGTGGTGAAACGGTGAGACAGTCTTGTTTTTCACCAAAAGCTTGTGGATTACATGTATTGCTGCCTTGGAGCACTAAGCATAGAATCTGTGGCGTCAAAAACGccttttctccatcttcacaCGTCCACTTGCAACCCAAGTTTATTACAAAAGATAACTAG